The Spirochaetota bacterium genomic interval TGTTATAAAAGCCGGAGAGGATCTTCAATTAAAAACACAGGAGGTAATCTCAGCATATAACGCTAGCAAGGACTATATGGAAATAATTGATCATATTCATTCTCAATCCTCTTCAATATGGCAAACAGCTGAGGGTGTGAATACTAAATCAAAGAGTCAATTAGAATTTTCTTTAAGCTGTGTCGCTTTTTGTGACTCAATAATATCTGAATCAGCTGAGTTACAAAAAACCACTACGATTGTGAAAGAACAGTCAGTCAACAATAACAATACGTCAAATTATATGTCACAGGCTTTAGGTAAGCTTATTTCTCAGCTTAATGAAATTGAGAAAAAAATTGTATACTCAAACAACGCCATACAGAAATTTATTGAGGATTATGAACAAATTAACAGTATAGTTAACTTTCTTAAAAGCATATTAAAGTCTATGAAGGTTATTGGGATGTATTCTCGAATTGAATCTTCTCGTGATCCGAATGAATTTGAGGGATTCATGACAATTTATGAAAATATAAATCGATTACAGAACCATATACAAAAGAATGTTCCTAAAATTGAAGAGAATATAAATTCAACTCAAGTAATAATTGAAAAAATAAATCTCTTTCTCCAAAGTATCTCTTCTGTCTTTTATGCAATATCAAATAATTCAAATAGCATCATTGTAAATCTTAAAGAGATTACAAATTTAAGTGCTGAAACGGAGAGTGTTGGTCAATCCATAGTTGAAAAATCGATTGAGATAGACACATTATTAAATGAATTGAGGGGTTTTTTACTTGAATTGACTGAGGTTGTGAAAAAACCCATTGAAGGATCTGCGGCAAATATTACAAGAGGCAAAACAATAGAGAGTAAATGTATTGAGGTTAAGGAATTGATAACTCAAGATGAGATAGCTGATGATGTAGTTTATGAAAATCAGCTTCAAGCTTCCTGTTAGCTGAAATAGCCAGCATCTAATCTTACTTTATCGTCTTCTATTTTGTAATTGTAACTTCACTTTCAGCTATGAGCGATTATTATAGCTCTATGTTGAAAGTTAATTGGATGGATGTAAGGCAGTCTTAATGAGAACAGGGAGTTAGTATTGGATTATCCAGAGCAGTGATTATTATTCTCCTAGCCTTACCCTCCTGTTATGCACTTGTAATCTCTTTACCATAGACTCCATATTTTTTGAATTTACAAATCCATTTTGGATAAAATATTCTCCAATGGGTCGCTGAAGATTACGCTGCTTTCCCATAATTGCCATATACTCAAATAGACTGATATAATCATTACGAAGAGCATATTCTCCAATTTTATCCTTATAGGTTTTTACCTGTAAAATCTCTCTAATCTCTTCTTCCGAAAGGATGTTCCAATCAATAGCTATCTGTCCAAAAAGTGGTCTTTGCCTTCTCTGCCAAACTATTGCCTGAATGAGGGTTCCCCAGGATATATAACCAGAATAGTAGATGAATTGGCCTATCAGAAGCTCCATATTCGGGATAATACCATTATAAAAGGGATCAGAAGCCCATTTTTTTCTTTTACTATTACTTTTGTTAGAATTATGGTCACTTTCTGATGAATTTATATTGTTAAGGCTGCTTAAATTGTTTTCTAAAAAGGAATATAACTTTTCATAAGCAAGATTTACTTGTTTAAACCTCTCTGCCATATCCGATTCGCTCTCGCCGATTGATTTGGCTCGGTCTGGATGAGTCTCGAAGGCCTTTTTTCTATAGGCTGTCTTAATCTCTTCCTGTTTTAATCCACTTATCAAATTTGGAGAGACCTTCCTGATGGGATCAAAAAGCAATAAAAATGCGTTGATAATCTCATCATCAACGGGTTTATGTGATTTGCCATTCAATTTCTCTTATTACCTGTTTACCCTGTATGTTCCTCTTCATGCATTTCTATAGATATAACTAATAATACTATTTTAATTCGGATATTAATGCTGCATTTTGGTTAGTATTGGATGAATATAAACTAAAAATATTAGTTCAATTACACTAACATATATATAATTATAAAGAATTTAGGATAAATCATCAACTATATTTATTCAATATTTTTAATTTTTCCCCCTTTGTGAAGTGCTTTTATAGAATCAGAATTGAAAATTTCTCTTGCTATTCCTGTTGTGCTATGATTCCCTTGTTAAGGATTATTTTTAATTTTAATGATCAATTTTTTTGTATTTCAAAGTTTAGGAAATAATGATTTTCATCATAATGAGCAAATAAGTGAAAGTGAATCTTAGGAATAAACTGAGGGAATAGAAATTGATATCTATAAAATTGTAAGAATATAGCCCATTTAAAAACATAAGTAGGAAAAATTATTGTGAATAATATTGGGAAAATGAATATAAGCCTTACATTTAAGGGGGCAAAAGTATGGAAGAATCTTATGAAAGGGCAGCTGGAATAATAAAGGAATCCAAGTGTTTAATTGCACTAACGGGCGCAGGAATATCAGTGGAGAGCGGTATACCAGATTTTCGTAGCCCGGGAGGTCTATGGGAAAGATTTGATCCCATGGAATATGCAAATATCAATTCTTTTATGAATAATCCCCGAAAGGTTTGGGATATGTTTTTTTCAATGAAGGATATAATAGGAAACGCAAAGCCCAATCCCGCTCATTTTGCGCTTGCGAGATTCGAGGAGATGGGCATCTGTAAGGCTGTTATTACCCAGAATGTAGATAATCTTCATCAGGATGCTGGCACACAGAATGTTATTGAGTTTCATGGAAATTTTAGCAGGCTTGAATGTCTCAATTGTGGGAGCAGTTTTAGACGTGATGAATTTGAGTTGATTGATATGCCACCTGAATGCAGGAATTGTGGCAATATATTAAAACCAAGCGTAATCTTTTTTGGCGAGATGATACCTCAGAATGCATTGATTGAGTCTCATCGTTTTGCTGAATCCACTGATGTTGTAATGGTGATCGGTACCTCTGCTCTAGTATACCCTGCGATGAATATACCCTATATTGCCAAACGTGTAGGCGCTAATATTATTGAGATGAATATTGAGCATACCAGTTTAACAGAATCAATAACCGATGTTTTTATTGAGGGAGAGATCGGCACAACCCTTGCAACGCTACAGAGTCATATCGAAAGGTTGATATTGCATTAGGGTGGTTTATTAATCCTATTTCTCATAGAAATTTTTGGATAACCCCTTTATTCTAGCCTTCTTTGCAGTAAGTTGGTTTTTAAATAATATTATTAATTTCGGATAACAAATTGTGAATAGAATAATCGCCCTTCCTGATTCAGTTAAGAGGATGATAGCAGCCGGTGAAGTAGTGGAGGGCCCTTTCTCTGTAATAAAGGAGTTGATGGAAAACTCAATTGATGCAGGTTCCACTAACATTGATGTTGAAATATTTGATAGCGGTTTTAAAAGAATGGTTGTCAGGGACAATGGTGTCGGAATATATAGAGAGGACCTGCCTCTTACAATAGTTGATCATGCTACAAGCAGGATCAGCGATATTAGTGATATAAATAAAATAACCTCATTCGGATTCAGGGGGGAGGCTCTTTCCAGCATATCCTCTATTTCAAAATTGTCAATACATTCCAGATCGAGAGAGGAGGATGTGGGCGCTAAGTTTGTTAGCTTTAATAATACAACGGACATTAGTGACTATGTAGGAAGGATCGGGACATCAGTCATAGTTGAGAATCTATTCTATAATACACCAGCAAGAAAGAAATTTTTGAAGAGCAAAAATTATGAGTTGAGAAAAATTAGAGAGGTTTTTTTTAAATTAGCATTCCCAATACCTGAAATAGCTTTTTCGTTGAATGTTGACGGTAAACGGGAAATAACGCTTCCTGCTGTAGGAAGCATTGATGATCGTATCCATCAGATATACGGTAAAACCATCATGGGTGATCTCTATTTTGAACGATTACAAGACCTAAAGATCGAGATATCTGCCTATTTATCTAAACCACACTTTATGAGATCATCCCGTTCGCTTCAGCTATTATATGTAAATAGGAGGTCAGTGGAATATCGATTCCTAGGCTTTCTTCTATCAAAGGCATATGAGGGACTAACCCAGAAGGGCAAACACCCAGCGGCTTTTATTCTGTTATCAATAGATCCACAATTGGTTGATATTAATATACATCCGGCCAAAAGAGAGGTTAAGTTTTTCGATCAGGGATATATCAATAACCTTATACTTGGTATATCAAAGAGGGTTCTTGGTAACCAGGCGCATAAAATTAGTTCGAATTTTTTGAAGCATGGGGAAGAAAAGGATAAAGATAATGATATTTCAGTAGAAAACCCAATCAATACGATCAAACCGGGTTCGGTGAATGACATTTTTCTATCAGACCATGTTGAACATGCTGATAAGAGTATAAAAAGCAGTAGGGGAGGGTGGCATGAGGGGGTTCCCAATCCAACTAATCGATTGAGATACCTAATTGATGATGTAGCAGGGTTGAGCAAGGAGATTGAGAAGCATAGCCAAGGGGATGATATTAAGTTATTGGGTATTATTTTTGATACCTACATCATGGCCGAAGAGGATGAAGCAGTCTATATTATTGATTTCCATGCGGCTCATGAAAGGTTTATCTATGATTCAATTATTCAGGAAGATTCAGACTTTGAAATTCAGACGCTTATATTTCCTTCAGTGATTGAACTTTCTATTGAAGATTACCAAATAGTGATTGAAAAGAAGGATTTTTTCAAAAAAATAGCCTTTGATATTGATAGCTTTTCTGATAATGCAATTATTATAAGGGGGATACCTGAGAATCTTGATCTTGATCTTGATGTTGAAGATTTTTTTATTGAGGTTGTTGAATCCCTAAAAACGAATGGAGAATATTCAAAAGACATTAAAACTATCATTGCTGAAAAGATTGCTTGTCATTCCGCAAAGAGATCAGGGGATACAATCTCTCCAGATGATGCCAGGATGATAGTTTGCAAGGCCCTGAAGGGAGACTATGAACTAAGATGTCCCCATGGAAGGCCATATATTCATAGGCTTGAAAAGAGGGATCTTGAGAAAATATTTCATAGGATATGATGAAAAAAAAGGTAATATTAGGAATTAGCTCATCTATTTCTGCGTATAAGGCCTGTGACCTCATTCGTCTTTTTGTTAAGGCTGATTATTCGCTTTACGCAGTTTTAACTGAGAGGGC includes:
- a CDS encoding methyl-accepting chemotaxis protein, yielding MSDVQKIIEGISTIVNEITETARYVNSDSHKRKSITSNSLSLIEKLIEESGTLKTKFGEILQYLKSSYNGIDSNSGEFKSNVEHFSDILLNLDNIKKTLNTLESEIDNLNNIIEEIKNDTEEIFLLAINASVESSKYSHNAKVFDVLANKLNEMSNFINQNLISIVDVVDPIIDGIGKLINENSIILNDITEGHKNFIEFTDILDKQKNAVNELMLKVNTSAEKINDQKMMLEDINEKVGQMDTDAIGAITGSGNVIKAGEDLQLKTQEVISAYNASKDYMEIIDHIHSQSSSIWQTAEGVNTKSKSQLEFSLSCVAFCDSIISESAELQKTTTIVKEQSVNNNNTSNYMSQALGKLISQLNEIEKKIVYSNNAIQKFIEDYEQINSIVNFLKSILKSMKVIGMYSRIESSRDPNEFEGFMTIYENINRLQNHIQKNVPKIEENINSTQVIIEKINLFLQSISSVFYAISNNSNSIIVNLKEITNLSAETESVGQSIVEKSIEIDTLLNELRGFLLELTEVVKKPIEGSAANITRGKTIESKCIEVKELITQDEIADDVVYENQLQASC
- a CDS encoding J domain-containing protein → MNGKSHKPVDDEIINAFLLLFDPIRKVSPNLISGLKQEEIKTAYRKKAFETHPDRAKSIGESESDMAERFKQVNLAYEKLYSFLENNLSSLNNINSSESDHNSNKSNSKRKKWASDPFYNGIIPNMELLIGQFIYYSGYISWGTLIQAIVWQRRQRPLFGQIAIDWNILSEEEIREILQVKTYKDKIGEYALRNDYISLFEYMAIMGKQRNLQRPIGEYFIQNGFVNSKNMESMVKRLQVHNRRVRLGE
- a CDS encoding NAD-dependent deacylase — encoded protein: MEESYERAAGIIKESKCLIALTGAGISVESGIPDFRSPGGLWERFDPMEYANINSFMNNPRKVWDMFFSMKDIIGNAKPNPAHFALARFEEMGICKAVITQNVDNLHQDAGTQNVIEFHGNFSRLECLNCGSSFRRDEFELIDMPPECRNCGNILKPSVIFFGEMIPQNALIESHRFAESTDVVMVIGTSALVYPAMNIPYIAKRVGANIIEMNIEHTSLTESITDVFIEGEIGTTLATLQSHIERLILH
- the mutL gene encoding DNA mismatch repair endonuclease MutL encodes the protein MNRIIALPDSVKRMIAAGEVVEGPFSVIKELMENSIDAGSTNIDVEIFDSGFKRMVVRDNGVGIYREDLPLTIVDHATSRISDISDINKITSFGFRGEALSSISSISKLSIHSRSREEDVGAKFVSFNNTTDISDYVGRIGTSVIVENLFYNTPARKKFLKSKNYELRKIREVFFKLAFPIPEIAFSLNVDGKREITLPAVGSIDDRIHQIYGKTIMGDLYFERLQDLKIEISAYLSKPHFMRSSRSLQLLYVNRRSVEYRFLGFLLSKAYEGLTQKGKHPAAFILLSIDPQLVDINIHPAKREVKFFDQGYINNLILGISKRVLGNQAHKISSNFLKHGEEKDKDNDISVENPINTIKPGSVNDIFLSDHVEHADKSIKSSRGGWHEGVPNPTNRLRYLIDDVAGLSKEIEKHSQGDDIKLLGIIFDTYIMAEEDEAVYIIDFHAAHERFIYDSIIQEDSDFEIQTLIFPSVIELSIEDYQIVIEKKDFFKKIAFDIDSFSDNAIIIRGIPENLDLDLDVEDFFIEVVESLKTNGEYSKDIKTIIAEKIACHSAKRSGDTISPDDARMIVCKALKGDYELRCPHGRPYIHRLEKRDLEKIFHRI